The following proteins are co-located in the Paraburkholderia phytofirmans PsJN genome:
- a CDS encoding PaaI family thioesterase, whose translation MDDKEIIELLDRILAPWVRALTLTPVKVDEEAATLRLPFSGGLRHAGGVICGQVFMAAADTAMIVAISAALGGFKPMTTVSLNINFMRAVRKGDVLITARVLRMGRNLVFGEVELFDESGNMAVHATTTYALLD comes from the coding sequence ATGGATGACAAAGAGATTATCGAGTTGCTCGACCGCATCCTCGCGCCGTGGGTGCGTGCGCTCACGCTGACGCCGGTCAAGGTAGACGAGGAAGCCGCCACGCTGCGCCTGCCGTTTTCCGGCGGCCTGCGTCATGCGGGCGGCGTGATCTGCGGGCAGGTGTTCATGGCCGCGGCGGATACGGCCATGATCGTCGCCATTTCAGCCGCGCTCGGCGGTTTCAAGCCGATGACCACGGTCTCGCTCAACATCAATTTCATGCGCGCGGTACGCAAGGGCGACGTGCTGATCACCGCGCGCGTGCTGCGCATGGGCCGCAATCTGGTGTTCGGCGAAGTCGAGTTATTCGACGAATCCGGCAACATGGCCGTTCACGCCACCACCACCTACGCACTGCTCGACTAA
- a CDS encoding patatin-like phospholipase family protein, translated as MFDQVVFAGGGNRCWWQAGFWDVIQPELRIRPRVITGISAGAATACMLYTRDSDWVMRYYEDALRHNTRNAYWGNLLRGESVFPHYRIYRQALLDIYREKFSTLADAPEIRVGVSHLPRWLGARSAVAAGLIAYNIEKYVRKTLHPTLGQTLGFHPEFVRAQDCASVEDLADLILQSSSTPPFTPVLRRNGRPVLDGGMVDNVPVGALDAEAPGNVLVMVTRLYPRPQMFVVPHGVQQRLYVQPSRKVPISSWDYTSPSQMVHAYNLGRADGETFLERMPDLLEAGAHEVVQ; from the coding sequence ATGTTCGATCAGGTCGTATTCGCCGGTGGCGGCAATCGCTGCTGGTGGCAGGCGGGCTTCTGGGATGTGATCCAGCCGGAGTTGCGGATCCGGCCGCGCGTCATCACCGGTATTTCGGCCGGCGCCGCCACTGCGTGCATGCTCTACACGCGCGATTCCGACTGGGTCATGCGCTATTACGAAGACGCGCTGCGCCACAACACCCGTAACGCCTACTGGGGCAATCTGCTGCGCGGCGAGTCGGTGTTTCCGCATTACCGGATCTACCGTCAGGCGCTGCTCGACATTTACCGTGAGAAGTTTTCCACGCTCGCCGATGCGCCGGAAATCCGCGTCGGCGTATCCCATCTGCCGCGCTGGCTCGGCGCGCGCAGCGCGGTCGCGGCGGGCCTGATCGCGTACAACATCGAAAAATACGTGCGCAAGACGCTGCATCCGACGCTCGGTCAGACGCTCGGCTTTCATCCGGAATTCGTGCGCGCGCAGGACTGCGCGAGCGTCGAGGATCTGGCGGATCTGATTTTGCAGTCGTCGAGCACGCCGCCGTTCACGCCGGTTTTGCGACGCAACGGCCGGCCGGTACTGGACGGCGGGATGGTCGACAACGTGCCGGTCGGCGCGCTCGACGCCGAGGCGCCGGGCAACGTGCTGGTGATGGTCACGCGTCTCTACCCGCGGCCGCAGATGTTCGTCGTGCCCCACGGCGTGCAGCAACGGCTCTACGTGCAGCCGTCGCGCAAGGTGCCGATTTCCAGCTGGGACTACACGAGTCCTTCGCAGATGGTGCACGCGTACAACCTTGGCCGCGCCGATGGCGAGACCTTCCTCGAACGCATGCCCGATCTGCTGGAAGCCGGCGCGCACGAAGTGGTGCAGTGA
- a CDS encoding D-2-hydroxyacid dehydrogenase family protein has product MKIAILDDYQDAVRKLDCFQLLADHEVKVFNNTVRGLGQLASRLSEVDALVLIRERTRISSQLLDKLPRLRMISQTGKVSSHIDLHACTERGIAVLEGTGSPYAPAELTWALIMAAQRRIPQYVANLKQGAWQQSGLKTSALPPNFGLGQVLRGQTLGIWGYGKIGRLVAGYGKAFGMNVLIWGREHSREAARADGYGVAESREALFEQSDVLSLHLRMHDDTRGIVKQEDLMRMKPTALLVNTSRAELLDENALVNALSHNRPGMVAIDVYESEPILQGYSLLRMENVICTPHIGYVERESYEQYFTAAFKNILAFDAGDTSSVANPEALQGGRRR; this is encoded by the coding sequence ATGAAGATTGCCATCCTCGACGATTACCAGGACGCCGTTCGCAAGCTCGACTGCTTTCAATTGCTGGCCGACCATGAGGTCAAGGTCTTCAACAACACCGTCCGCGGTCTCGGCCAGCTGGCAAGCCGTCTTTCCGAAGTCGACGCCCTCGTCCTGATTCGCGAACGTACCCGCATCAGCTCGCAACTTCTTGATAAATTGCCGCGTTTGCGCATGATCAGCCAGACGGGCAAGGTTTCCAGCCATATCGATCTGCATGCCTGTACCGAGCGCGGTATTGCAGTGCTGGAAGGCACCGGCTCACCGTACGCGCCCGCTGAGTTGACGTGGGCTCTCATCATGGCGGCCCAACGGCGCATTCCGCAATACGTAGCAAACCTTAAGCAAGGAGCCTGGCAGCAGTCGGGCTTGAAGACTTCTGCGCTGCCGCCGAACTTCGGTTTGGGCCAGGTATTGCGCGGCCAGACGCTGGGAATCTGGGGCTACGGCAAAATCGGCAGGCTAGTGGCCGGTTATGGCAAGGCGTTCGGCATGAACGTGCTGATCTGGGGCCGCGAGCATTCGCGCGAAGCCGCTCGTGCTGACGGTTATGGTGTGGCGGAGAGCCGCGAGGCACTGTTCGAGCAGAGCGACGTACTGTCGCTGCACTTGCGCATGCACGACGACACGCGCGGCATCGTCAAGCAGGAAGACCTGATGCGGATGAAGCCAACCGCGCTGCTCGTGAACACGAGCCGGGCCGAGTTGCTCGACGAAAACGCGCTGGTGAATGCGCTGTCGCACAACCGTCCCGGCATGGTCGCGATCGACGTCTACGAAAGCGAGCCGATTCTGCAGGGCTACAGCTTGCTGCGCATGGAAAACGTGATCTGCACGCCGCACATTGGCTATGTGGAACGCGAAAGTTACGAGCAGTATTTCACCGCCGCATTCAAGAACATTCTGGCTTTCGACGCTGGCGATACGAGCAGCGTGGCGAATCCGGAAGCCTTGCAGGGCGGTCGGCGGCGTTAA